Proteins from a genomic interval of Kitasatospora kifunensis:
- a CDS encoding RNA-guided endonuclease InsQ/TnpB family protein, with protein MVAIHVKRAFKYRFYPTDTQAAELSRTFGCVRKVYNLALQARTEAWTLRQERVSYNATSAMLTAWKKTEELAYLNEVSSVPLQQTLRHLQGAFTNFWTKRAKYPTFKSRKKSRRSAEYTSSAFRYRNGRLTLAKMAEPLAIAWSRPLPQGARPSTVTVSQDAAGRWFVSLLCDDRPTMPPPVHPAVGIDAGITSLVTLSTGEKITNPRHERKDRERLAKAQRDLSRKAKGDGANRAKARLKVGRTYARITDRRRDFLHKLTTRLVRENQTIVIEDLTVRNMLKSRTLARAISDASWSEMRSMLEYKAHWYGRDLVVVDRWFPSSKLCSACGTLQPKMPLNVREWTCDCGTTHDRDVNAARNILAAGLAVAACGDGVRPQRSTPGGQSLMKQEVVPPQRTRAAAQL; from the coding sequence ATGGTGGCCATTCACGTGAAGCGGGCGTTCAAGTACCGCTTCTACCCAACCGATACGCAGGCGGCTGAGCTGTCGCGCACGTTCGGGTGTGTGCGGAAGGTCTACAACCTGGCGCTGCAAGCCCGCACGGAGGCCTGGACGCTGCGTCAGGAGCGGGTCAGCTACAACGCCACCAGCGCGATGCTGACAGCATGGAAGAAGACCGAGGAACTGGCCTACCTCAACGAGGTGTCGTCGGTTCCGCTGCAGCAGACGCTTCGGCACCTGCAGGGAGCCTTCACCAACTTCTGGACGAAGCGCGCGAAGTACCCGACGTTCAAGTCGCGGAAGAAGTCCCGCCGGTCCGCCGAGTACACCAGCTCCGCGTTCCGGTACAGGAACGGTCGACTGACGCTGGCGAAGATGGCGGAACCTCTGGCGATCGCGTGGTCGCGTCCCCTGCCCCAGGGCGCACGGCCGTCCACGGTGACCGTGTCGCAGGACGCGGCCGGACGCTGGTTCGTCTCCCTGTTGTGCGACGACCGGCCCACCATGCCCCCACCCGTTCATCCGGCGGTCGGCATCGACGCCGGCATCACCAGCCTGGTGACACTCTCCACCGGAGAGAAGATCACCAACCCGAGGCATGAGCGCAAGGACCGCGAACGCCTGGCCAAGGCGCAGCGCGACCTTTCCCGAAAGGCCAAAGGCGACGGCGCGAACCGGGCGAAGGCTCGTCTCAAGGTCGGCCGGACGTATGCCCGGATCACCGACCGGCGCAGGGACTTCCTGCACAAGCTCACCACTCGACTCGTTCGTGAGAACCAAACGATCGTGATCGAGGACCTGACCGTCCGGAACATGCTCAAGAGCCGGACACTGGCTCGCGCCATCAGCGACGCGAGCTGGAGCGAGATGCGGTCCATGCTGGAGTACAAGGCACACTGGTACGGCAGGGACCTGGTCGTGGTCGACCGCTGGTTCCCCTCGTCCAAGCTGTGCTCGGCCTGCGGCACCTTGCAGCCCAAGATGCCGCTCAACGTCCGCGAGTGGACGTGTGACTGCGGGACGACCCACGACCGGGACGTGAACGCGGCACGCAACATCCTGGCCGCCGGACTGGCGGTTGCAGCCTGTGGAGATGGTGTAAGACCTCAACGGAGCACTCCGGGCGGGCAGTCGTTGATGAAGCAGGAAGTTGTCCCACCGCAGCGCACACGCGCAGCGGCTCAGCTGTGA
- a CDS encoding CBM96 family carbohydrate-binding protein — protein sequence MPTRPDLNVSFYDHLDPKATAGVYTITVEHRLTKDGVEVDANAKLPKASDSYEIRAAQFFLDPSSVHATYPPTGAVGRYTHVLPHLTLSRAILPWERQLLGRMAAKEPWLALLVFAEGELDDDPDAQGEFTTRPISELREPGSGINGPELSGTIDGSNPCRTIDLPVSVFHAVVARQEELFHLVHMRDVHTAPQRRDNGEILTKGEYAVLAANRFPRTPGNYAVHLVSLEGWLGRLDPGTLPANEKVRLCSLWSWHFTNDPEGSLDPAGLLRNLVAPGYKEPENLALRLAPTGEPSSSPETEYARTRLHRGYTAVAYRTLAGEDTYAWYRGPLTPLTAPELPVEAVAGPHTTADHALIYDREYGLFDVSYAAAWTLGRAIALADPDYSSEVVQARRELANRAATLLALSTDPARAAVDPAEPAGTAALRELAAPGFGRRLLQALEGPTVQGPLPAPAVRMARMETGALLAEPRAQQSLLTVAQDTTPTMPDWLERLALLNGVPFAHLVPDPRMLPPESLRAFRIDPAWIHALVAGAADVGAHTSLDHSLNPVLAERLSRVDTATPVAGLLMNSELVRAWPVFDILATTADGELVKELRRDHLAPDVLLVLWDAVPDQIAIREPGQGIHFGINSEERISLRHLTGNRVGYPTDTEFPDPGVPGSGTVFDYLRPGQGAALPDVLDLGGSGGLLRALSAACRPSGDLTPGQFALELVNAPLEQLLLPSTVRRDCVADTFAQYGSGASDFGTTNPLMVKNEGPTSTTTRIAYLRFDTTQLPPSEQIGKALLRVYVAALDAGDFDLTAYATDNDWGESTLAWANKPALSASPIASAHVGAVDAWAWLEFDITAHLRQHSGDELSVALSRDAQGGNKLARITSREAATNQPHLSITITQPTLNSGEDRC from the coding sequence ATGCCCACCCGACCCGACCTCAACGTCTCGTTCTACGACCACCTCGATCCCAAGGCCACCGCCGGCGTCTACACCATCACCGTCGAGCACCGGCTGACCAAGGACGGTGTGGAGGTCGACGCCAACGCCAAACTGCCCAAAGCATCGGACAGTTACGAGATCCGCGCGGCGCAGTTCTTTCTGGACCCCTCCTCCGTGCATGCCACCTACCCGCCGACCGGCGCGGTCGGGCGCTACACCCACGTGCTGCCGCACCTCACCCTGAGCCGCGCCATCCTGCCCTGGGAGCGGCAGTTGCTGGGCCGGATGGCGGCCAAGGAGCCGTGGCTGGCGCTGCTGGTCTTCGCCGAGGGCGAGCTGGACGACGACCCGGACGCCCAAGGCGAGTTCACCACCCGACCGATCAGCGAGCTGCGCGAGCCCGGCTCGGGCATCAACGGCCCGGAGCTGTCCGGCACGATCGACGGCAGCAACCCGTGCCGCACCATCGACCTGCCGGTCAGCGTCTTCCACGCGGTCGTGGCGCGCCAGGAGGAACTCTTCCACCTGGTCCACATGCGCGATGTGCACACCGCCCCGCAGCGCCGCGACAACGGGGAGATCCTGACCAAGGGCGAGTACGCGGTGCTGGCCGCCAACCGCTTCCCGCGCACGCCTGGCAACTACGCGGTGCACCTGGTCTCGCTGGAGGGCTGGCTCGGCCGCCTGGACCCCGGCACCCTGCCCGCCAACGAGAAGGTACGGCTCTGCAGCCTGTGGTCCTGGCACTTCACCAACGACCCCGAGGGCTCGCTCGACCCGGCGGGCCTGCTGCGCAACCTGGTCGCTCCCGGGTACAAGGAGCCGGAGAACCTCGCGCTGCGGCTGGCACCCACCGGCGAGCCGTCGTCCAGCCCCGAGACGGAGTACGCGAGGACCCGGCTGCACCGCGGCTACACCGCCGTGGCCTACCGCACGCTGGCGGGGGAGGACACCTACGCCTGGTACCGGGGGCCGCTCACCCCGCTGACCGCCCCTGAGTTGCCTGTTGAGGCTGTTGCGGGCCCGCACACCACCGCCGACCACGCGCTGATCTACGACCGCGAGTACGGCCTCTTCGACGTGAGTTATGCCGCCGCCTGGACGCTGGGCCGCGCGATCGCGCTCGCCGACCCCGACTACAGCAGCGAAGTCGTCCAGGCCCGACGGGAGTTGGCCAACCGCGCCGCCACCCTGCTCGCCCTGTCAACCGACCCGGCGCGGGCCGCAGTCGATCCGGCGGAGCCGGCCGGCACCGCCGCGCTCCGTGAGTTGGCGGCGCCCGGCTTCGGCCGCCGCCTGCTCCAGGCCCTGGAGGGCCCCACCGTTCAAGGCCCGCTCCCGGCACCGGCGGTGCGCATGGCCAGGATGGAGACGGGTGCGCTGCTCGCCGAACCGCGCGCCCAGCAGTCACTGCTGACGGTTGCTCAGGACACCACGCCGACCATGCCCGACTGGCTGGAACGCCTGGCGCTGCTCAACGGCGTGCCGTTCGCCCACCTGGTGCCCGACCCGCGGATGCTGCCGCCCGAGAGCCTGCGGGCCTTCCGGATCGACCCGGCTTGGATCCACGCGCTGGTCGCCGGAGCTGCCGACGTCGGGGCGCACACCTCGCTCGACCACAGCCTCAACCCGGTGCTCGCCGAGCGGCTGAGTCGGGTCGACACTGCGACGCCGGTGGCGGGCCTGCTGATGAACTCCGAACTCGTGCGCGCCTGGCCCGTCTTCGACATCCTCGCCACCACGGCCGACGGTGAGTTGGTGAAGGAGCTGCGCCGCGACCACCTCGCCCCGGACGTGCTGCTGGTGCTCTGGGACGCCGTTCCGGACCAGATCGCCATCCGCGAGCCGGGCCAGGGCATCCACTTCGGCATCAACTCCGAGGAGCGGATCAGTCTGCGGCACCTGACAGGGAACCGGGTCGGCTACCCGACCGACACCGAGTTCCCCGATCCGGGGGTCCCGGGCTCCGGCACGGTCTTCGACTACCTGCGCCCCGGCCAGGGCGCTGCCCTGCCGGACGTGCTGGACCTGGGCGGCTCCGGCGGGCTGCTGCGGGCTCTCTCGGCAGCCTGTCGGCCCAGTGGTGATCTGACGCCTGGTCAGTTCGCACTGGAGCTGGTCAACGCGCCGCTGGAGCAGCTGCTGCTGCCGTCCACGGTGCGGCGCGACTGCGTGGCCGACACCTTCGCGCAGTACGGCTCGGGGGCGTCGGACTTCGGCACCACCAACCCGCTGATGGTCAAGAACGAGGGGCCGACCAGCACCACCACCCGGATCGCCTACCTGCGCTTCGACACCACCCAACTCCCGCCGTCCGAACAGATCGGCAAGGCGCTGCTGCGGGTGTACGTCGCCGCCCTTGATGCGGGTGACTTCGACCTCACGGCATACGCCACCGACAACGACTGGGGCGAGTCCACTCTCGCCTGGGCCAACAAGCCCGCCCTGTCGGCCAGTCCCATCGCCAGCGCGCACGTCGGCGCGGTCGACGCATGGGCGTGGCTGGAGTTCGACATCACCGCGCACCTGCGCCAACACAGCGGCGACGAGCTCTCGGTCGCGCTCAGCAGGGACGCCCAAGGTGGTAACAAGCTCGCCCGGATCACCTCCCGGGAAGCCGCCACCAACCAGCCGCACCTCAGCATCACCATCACGCAGCCGACACTGAACTCCGGGGAAGATCGCTGTTGA
- a CDS encoding DUF6603 domain-containing protein: protein MPVAIADLLASFPDPGDDFVLPLDSIELPELYQLFSAGKDFVLRVTEAIRAELTVIGTAALLNGREALLRFEFLADAAGQYVAGLKVGIEVAVGLVELAEAWELDLSEVPQAFLAEVQKLLAQYDLTHSQVVIGAETEHLRLVFAAPSIGGPLVALVGVKESGALLSELPHVGGEIPDGELIGVHGVEAIVVSPGGISAAQGAAVNAAVASVVEQGQWWPLLPEQALAAGVWVGACYQLPTQEAKVWAVRLTVPEIGWVPDFPSLPLGRFTLSGLGLRWPLTGSGGGGGGGGSGLGVYFDLSIKLGWLNLQFPDVGFDFSLPDLPDAGGFSILPRLPSICLSVGDVQLTFKVPKGPNLPELPGFPELPSLGLLTGWWDSAGGGGGDTRLLDLLALFDLSLPSLPDLFNPKLPSLGLRIDLAVGDFELIGEFGALRFVLGGLPPLSGPEGWGKIALLGIKGLSGWLTELPFIGSLFEGLPDLLLNGISLAGLGSGISLPQLELLNGWIGSFPSGPGGWWPSLNWESSGGGAGKPGWSLDVNWQLPDRPALEWGMPWPPPLTPPELSWLPFPDLPIGPLTISGIGLSWPALDEPDWNFGTDWVLRVVLDVKFVLGGGISLGLTGLGFDIDLKKFEPHPRFPRLSLTLPSGFEMDFTVPMPTGPVPPIALTARWRAEDEDGVPADQLMLGLGAELAKAIPDQLMPRLHSVGLRFDFRNYEIVVAATSSFFGWMLAVQPANEPQRRRYLVAVRSTVQAKASDLPIVDLTDPDHDVIVRDIQFAWAGMSEDAPPRRWTAAEVLELNELLAEFGADPAVADADPMASGLLPVLLPGDFEPETAVIWAKLNFGGSGKLELVYPADREFPVLGQGGGVVLGRERAEEEARRFDGYAIGPVRFSHAALGYAHGQLFIAFDATMAVGPLTIELLGLGLGVDKDWKIGPVLRGASLALERPGPPKVVISGAFTRLDMGPDYELAFGAAGKIELLDLFVMQLTGSWAKHKDGWDSIFAYAELVAGKAMVNGLFSIGPVTFTGVVLGFGINSTVRIPTTGELGEFPLIQRLGAQEGEPKKTPAQALESLVGTGGWVKPARGQYWVAGGMEFTVYRFIEARALALVEWGEAGWKVMLAGSTTLPLPPKLPTSSKAGAGAPLAVGSLCLGKVIVDFVYVYDSALGRFSMDTVIAKGSYILDPDAQLTGGISLYVWGKDLPSQGIGKGFVLSAGGYHPQFKVPAHYPKPPRIGWLWERGPVSIKAHAYAALTDGAFMIGGALEAVYDNGHGINLRAWFTAHLDALVQWKPFYADVAFGLSIGVAATVKVLFVRVRVSLEVSVSLQLWLPPIGGRAKVKVWFISFTIGFGADREGAPPVPWEDFRIQLPAPSRTALKQGGELPDVTKEEFKARSEANLPELVRIDGFSVSVESALPASKITLNDDLFAGSEDARIDIRPMRLTGVVCEQIVEILDQRGNKYDWEAEGWKVSATTEGMPQALWGAPLDNPDQALKQPGLVPDRLTGLTIVVPGPTKQLGVGDVPSKALDVEGLPSSRMPLRDSAVAGESPVADEGSVGVITSTLVATKDKRTLLHQALAGLGVAPGSDGPLNQSAKKAGKTLTDPPLLTAAAR, encoded by the coding sequence ATGCCTGTGGCCATCGCTGACCTGCTCGCCTCCTTCCCCGATCCGGGCGACGACTTCGTCCTGCCGCTGGATTCGATCGAACTGCCGGAGCTCTACCAACTGTTCAGCGCGGGGAAGGACTTCGTGCTTCGGGTGACCGAAGCGATCCGCGCCGAGTTGACCGTGATCGGCACGGCCGCGCTGCTGAACGGGCGCGAGGCCCTGCTGCGCTTCGAGTTCCTCGCCGATGCGGCAGGGCAGTACGTCGCGGGGCTGAAGGTCGGGATCGAGGTGGCGGTGGGGCTGGTCGAGCTCGCCGAGGCCTGGGAGTTGGACCTCAGCGAAGTGCCGCAGGCATTCCTGGCCGAGGTGCAGAAGCTGTTGGCGCAGTACGATCTGACGCACAGTCAGGTTGTCATCGGTGCCGAAACCGAGCACCTGCGGCTGGTGTTCGCCGCGCCGTCGATCGGCGGGCCGCTGGTGGCCCTGGTCGGCGTCAAGGAGAGCGGCGCGCTGCTCTCCGAACTTCCCCACGTCGGCGGCGAGATCCCGGACGGCGAGCTGATCGGGGTGCACGGCGTCGAGGCGATCGTGGTGAGCCCGGGTGGGATCAGCGCGGCGCAGGGTGCGGCGGTGAACGCGGCGGTGGCCTCGGTCGTCGAGCAGGGGCAGTGGTGGCCGCTGCTGCCGGAGCAGGCGTTGGCGGCCGGGGTCTGGGTGGGCGCCTGCTACCAACTGCCCACGCAGGAAGCGAAGGTGTGGGCAGTGCGGCTGACGGTGCCGGAGATCGGCTGGGTGCCGGACTTTCCGTCCCTGCCTCTGGGCCGCTTCACCCTCTCCGGCCTCGGCCTGCGCTGGCCGCTGACGGGCTCCGGCGGAGGCGGCGGAGGTGGTGGCAGCGGCCTGGGGGTGTACTTCGACCTGTCGATCAAGCTGGGCTGGCTGAACCTGCAATTCCCCGACGTCGGCTTCGACTTCTCGCTCCCGGACCTGCCGGATGCGGGCGGTTTCTCGATCCTGCCGCGCCTGCCGTCGATCTGTCTGTCCGTGGGGGACGTGCAGTTGACGTTCAAGGTGCCGAAGGGCCCGAACCTGCCCGAGCTGCCGGGCTTCCCGGAGCTGCCGAGCCTTGGGCTGCTGACCGGCTGGTGGGACAGTGCCGGTGGGGGCGGGGGAGACACGCGGCTGCTGGACCTGCTCGCCCTCTTCGACCTCTCGCTGCCGTCGCTGCCGGACCTCTTCAATCCGAAGCTGCCCTCGCTCGGGCTGCGGATCGACCTGGCCGTCGGCGACTTCGAACTGATCGGCGAGTTCGGGGCGCTGCGCTTCGTGCTGGGCGGCCTGCCGCCGCTGTCGGGCCCCGAGGGCTGGGGAAAGATTGCGCTGCTGGGCATCAAGGGCCTCAGCGGCTGGCTCACGGAGCTGCCGTTCATCGGGAGCCTGTTCGAGGGGTTGCCCGACCTCCTGCTGAACGGGATCAGCCTGGCCGGGCTCGGATCCGGCATCAGCCTGCCGCAGTTGGAGCTGCTGAACGGCTGGATCGGGTCGTTCCCCAGTGGCCCGGGCGGCTGGTGGCCAAGCCTGAACTGGGAGTCCTCCGGCGGCGGTGCAGGCAAGCCGGGCTGGTCGCTGGACGTGAACTGGCAGCTCCCCGACCGTCCCGCTCTGGAGTGGGGGATGCCCTGGCCGCCACCGCTCACACCCCCTGAGCTGTCCTGGCTGCCGTTCCCGGACCTGCCGATCGGGCCGCTGACGATCTCGGGGATCGGCCTGTCCTGGCCGGCCCTGGACGAGCCGGACTGGAACTTCGGCACGGACTGGGTGCTGCGCGTGGTCCTCGACGTCAAGTTCGTGCTCGGCGGCGGCATCTCGCTGGGCTTGACCGGACTCGGGTTCGACATCGACCTGAAGAAGTTCGAGCCGCACCCCCGCTTCCCGCGCCTGTCGTTGACCCTGCCCAGTGGGTTCGAGATGGACTTCACCGTCCCGATGCCGACCGGCCCGGTGCCGCCGATCGCGCTGACCGCTCGCTGGCGGGCCGAGGACGAGGACGGGGTCCCGGCCGATCAGTTGATGCTCGGGCTGGGCGCGGAGCTGGCGAAAGCGATCCCCGACCAGCTGATGCCCCGCCTGCACTCGGTGGGTCTGCGCTTCGACTTCCGGAACTACGAGATCGTGGTGGCCGCGACTTCGTCCTTCTTCGGCTGGATGCTGGCCGTCCAGCCGGCGAACGAACCCCAGCGCCGCCGCTACCTGGTGGCGGTGCGCAGCACGGTGCAGGCGAAGGCCTCGGACCTGCCGATCGTCGATCTGACCGATCCGGACCACGACGTCATCGTGCGTGACATCCAGTTCGCCTGGGCCGGCATGAGCGAGGACGCGCCCCCGCGCCGCTGGACGGCGGCCGAGGTGCTCGAGCTGAACGAGCTGCTGGCCGAGTTCGGTGCCGATCCCGCCGTCGCGGACGCGGACCCGATGGCCTCCGGCCTGCTGCCCGTCCTGCTCCCTGGTGACTTCGAGCCCGAGACGGCCGTGATCTGGGCGAAGCTCAACTTCGGGGGCAGCGGCAAGCTGGAGCTGGTCTACCCCGCCGATCGGGAGTTCCCCGTCCTCGGCCAAGGCGGCGGCGTGGTGCTGGGCCGCGAGCGGGCCGAGGAGGAGGCGCGCCGCTTCGACGGATACGCGATCGGCCCGGTACGGTTCAGCCACGCCGCCCTGGGCTATGCGCACGGGCAGCTGTTCATCGCCTTCGACGCCACCATGGCGGTCGGCCCGCTGACCATCGAGCTGCTGGGCCTGGGCCTCGGGGTGGACAAGGACTGGAAGATCGGGCCGGTGCTGCGCGGCGCCAGCCTGGCGCTGGAGCGCCCCGGCCCGCCCAAGGTGGTGATCTCCGGCGCGTTCACCCGGCTGGATATGGGCCCCGACTACGAGTTGGCGTTCGGCGCCGCGGGCAAGATCGAGCTGCTCGACCTCTTCGTCATGCAGCTGACCGGCAGTTGGGCCAAGCACAAGGACGGCTGGGACTCGATCTTCGCCTACGCCGAGCTCGTGGCCGGCAAGGCCATGGTCAACGGCCTGTTCAGCATCGGCCCGGTGACCTTCACCGGCGTCGTGCTCGGCTTCGGCATCAACAGCACGGTGCGTATCCCCACCACCGGCGAGCTCGGCGAATTCCCGCTGATCCAGCGTTTGGGGGCGCAGGAGGGCGAGCCGAAGAAGACCCCGGCCCAGGCGCTGGAATCACTGGTGGGAACCGGCGGCTGGGTGAAGCCGGCTCGGGGTCAGTACTGGGTGGCCGGCGGCATGGAGTTCACCGTCTACCGGTTCATCGAGGCCCGGGCGCTCGCCCTGGTCGAGTGGGGCGAGGCCGGGTGGAAGGTGATGCTGGCGGGCAGCACCACGCTGCCGCTGCCGCCCAAGCTGCCGACCTCCAGCAAGGCCGGGGCGGGGGCGCCGCTGGCCGTCGGTTCGCTCTGCCTCGGCAAGGTGATCGTGGACTTCGTCTACGTCTACGACTCCGCGCTCGGCCGCTTCTCGATGGACACCGTGATCGCCAAGGGCTCCTACATCCTCGACCCGGACGCGCAGCTCACCGGCGGCATCTCGCTCTACGTGTGGGGCAAGGACCTGCCGTCCCAAGGCATCGGCAAGGGCTTCGTGCTCTCCGCGGGCGGCTACCACCCGCAGTTCAAGGTCCCCGCGCACTACCCGAAGCCGCCGCGGATCGGCTGGCTGTGGGAGCGCGGCCCGGTGAGCATCAAGGCCCACGCCTACGCGGCGCTGACCGACGGCGCGTTCATGATCGGCGGGGCGCTGGAGGCCGTCTACGACAACGGCCACGGCATCAACCTGCGGGCCTGGTTCACCGCCCACCTCGACGCGCTGGTGCAGTGGAAGCCGTTCTACGCCGATGTCGCCTTCGGCCTGAGCATCGGCGTCGCCGCCACCGTCAAGGTGCTCTTCGTGCGGGTACGGGTCTCGCTGGAGGTCAGCGTCAGCCTGCAGCTGTGGCTGCCGCCGATCGGCGGGCGGGCGAAGGTGAAGGTCTGGTTCATCTCCTTCACCATCGGCTTCGGCGCCGACCGCGAGGGCGCGCCGCCGGTGCCCTGGGAGGACTTCCGGATCCAGCTGCCCGCGCCCTCGCGCACCGCGCTGAAGCAGGGCGGCGAGCTGCCGGACGTCACCAAGGAGGAGTTCAAGGCGCGCAGTGAGGCCAACCTGCCGGAGCTGGTGCGGATCGACGGCTTCTCCGTCTCCGTGGAGTCGGCGCTGCCTGCCTCCAAGATCACCCTCAACGACGACCTGTTCGCGGGCAGCGAGGACGCCCGGATCGATATCCGCCCGATGCGGCTGACCGGCGTCGTCTGCGAGCAGATCGTCGAGATCCTCGACCAGCGAGGCAACAAGTACGACTGGGAGGCGGAGGGCTGGAAGGTCAGCGCCACCACCGAGGGCATGCCGCAGGCCCTGTGGGGCGCGCCGCTGGACAACCCCGACCAGGCCCTCAAACAGCCCGGACTCGTCCCGGACCGCCTGACCGGACTGACCATCGTGGTCCCCGGACCGACGAAGCAGCTCGGCGTCGGTGACGTCCCGTCCAAGGCCCTGGACGTGGAGGGCCTGCCGTCCAGCCGGATGCCGTTGCGCGACAGCGCCGTCGCCGGCGAGTCCCCGGTCGCCGACGAGGGCAGCGTGGGCGTGATCACCAGCACCCTGGTGGCCACCAAGGACAAGCGCACTCTGCTGCACCAGGCGCTGGCCGGGCTCGGCGTGGCGCCCGGCAGCGACGGCCCGCTGAACCAGTCCGCCAAGAAGGCCGGCAAGACCCTGACCGACCCCCCGCTCCTGACCGCAGCCGCGAGGTGA